tctatcaaatatataatcagTGCACTCATTTCACTGGCATCAACACTCTGGAAAACAAATTCTTCTTGTTGTATTGTTCTAATCGTTATTCTTCCAACTTTATCAAATTCTTTGTCATCATCATAGGCTACATAAGTAACTTCAGGATATGATATTTCCAGAAGTATATGCTCTGATTGGTCTACGATATAAACACCAGTCCAATTAACAGCTATAATTATAAGGTCTTTATTGATTGTGTCACCTTTCAATTTAATAGCTTCAAAAAATCTTGAAAAGAGCATAGgccattttattttagaaaatatcacAATATCTTCTTTACATCTTAGAGGATCAACTGAAGATTGTATGCTCGGAGAAGATTCAAAAGCTTTTGTTATAAGATGTTCCCATTTTGTTAAAGCGGCATCATTTGATTGAATAAATTGATTCGGTATGTAGTTCACTATAACCTTTCTCAACACGTTAGGATCTATACGTGGGCCATACTCAATGTAGTGCTGCTGTGCGGCAATTATTGCCAAATCTTTTTCTGAATTGCAACGGTATTCTCCAAACTTTACTCCTTTCACCACCTGgtgataaattaaattggtAGCTACTGGATCATCCGCTGGATCGTGCCACGGTGTAAATACCTCTTTTCTATAAAACAAGCGCCAGGGAGCATTCTTTTCAGGAGTACCTTGTTCTCGGGCAAATTGTTCACATTGTGATATTGCGTCCATGATATGTTCGGCTTCACTTCCCAGTGAAAGGACTTTGTCATACAATGTTATATAAAGTGAAAATCCAAATGCATCAGAAAGCTCAATATTATCGGCTATTTGTTGACAGACTTCTTCAGATGTTGTAGCTGAATCTGACTGAAccgtttttattgtttcattcaTTAATGTCACAGTCAGAAGAATAGGTTTTTTTGTTTTCGTCGCTTGCAATTCCAACCAACTTGGAGGTTGCGTACGTGGaccatttttaaatgttcttaCAAGTCTACCTTCACAGTAAGGGGCATAACCAGGCGGCCCTACTCGTATAAACGAtcgtaaataagtaataaatcgTTCAGAAGGTGGAAAACAACCAACACAAAGAGAGAGTAAAATCCAACCACGTGCATAAGAAGCTTTTGAAGGGTTATTGGTAAGTTGCTTGCATAATTGGGCAAAAATTTCATCTctgcaaaaaaaaagtttattattaaatactatttttgaatataattgatataatttaattaaaagagtgTTAAAATTTTGCTACCTAAGTTCTTTCCTAATAATACCATGCCCAATAATAAAGTGAAGTTTCTCCAAATTCGTACTACGACGTGAATTCAACCATGTACTGTACATTTCGTTTGTCATGTCATCATTAACGAGATTTTTGAAAAGTTCTTCATTTAATTTAGTCTGCTTTTTTAGGGTTTTTTGGAGCATTTTACTCTTTCCCTGTCCATGTTCTTGAGATATCATTTcctgaataaattttaaattaaaataaacaaattagaaaaaaattacaggatgctaaggcctcctctccctttgaggagaaggttcggaacatattcacgtccggaacatattccatcacgctgttccaatgcgggttagtggaatacacatgtggctgaatttctttgaaattagatatatgcaggtgtcctcacgatgttttccttcaccgctgagcacgagatgaattataaacacaaataaagcacaataatattcagtggtgcttgcgtgggtttgaacccgcaatcatcggttaagatgcatacgTTTTAACCACAGCGCCCTTAATTCTGTAATCaacgtttaatattaatttaaaactaacttACTTCAAATtctttgctttttttaaaaGCTCGGCCAACGGTATCGTACAATTTAGTCATGACTGGTACATTATctattttatcatctgtatattTTGGTTCCGATAAATCACCCATAAACCTCAAAATTGTAATCCAAATCGCTTGAGATGCCATTTTGTCAATTGGAGATGGTAAGTCTAAAAGGGAGTGTTTCAACGGCTTTCGAGAATATTGATGGCTTATATTTCCAAGGAAATATGTGGCTGCAAACTTTTTAAAGTCATATTCGTCAAAAGGTTCTTCTTCCGGTTCTTGTGGCAGTGGAATAACGCTTGAAATTGTTGGCTTAGCTGTCGTTGTCTGAAagtaaatttacttataaaaacacatattaatgttaatgaataaataagttttatttatgaatattatgcaGTTATTTACCATTCCAAAGCCTGTACCTCGTACCGTACCCGCTGGTGTCGCAGTATCTTTCAAAAATCCGAAAACATCGTCAACATATCTATCATCTATGACTGTATTGTTTTGGACATTACTTTCAACAGCAGCTTCCTTTGCTATCCAAATAGAAGACATGAgatcattatatttcttttcatacCCATCTTCGGCTTTTTTAATATCACctgaattgttttctttttctttcatcAGTTGGGCTAATTTAGCTTTCATAATGTGACCCTTTTCCTTAACTAATTTTCGTACGAGATACCCTCTACAAAAAGCTTGAAGATGTCTGAAGAACGTCCTTAAGTTTAAGAAAGTTTTTCTAAGTTCCCTTGATTTAAGAACTGCTTGTAATCTAAGATAACCTCTTCTCATTTTAAGGAAGTTGCTTCTAAAACCTCGAGCTCGGAAGTGTTTTTGAATTGTAATAGCTGCAGCTCGAAGCCGCAAATATCTCTTTCTGCAGATTAATCTTCGAACATTCGCCTGCACTCTGATTACTGCCGTTATTAGCACTTTATGGCGCAGTTCTTCGAGCAAGGTGTCATGATGGTCTTTGAGAAAAACTTTTGTATGACCTAAGCGGAAATCATCGTCTTTCAAAACTTCACTACAGATCTTTTGAGTCGAGCTTTTACAGTCCGTTTTCTGTGGCAGTGGAATTCCAGGAATCACAAGTCGGTAGCGATGCACAAACTCAGAGTATGAATATCGTATAGGATATCCTGCCTGTCTTATTTTTGCAGTTTCCATCAAACCGGCATATCTAAGTTGTCGAACGCACAGCGCTCGGTCAAAAACCTAAAACAAGTTACAAAAACAGCGTTTTAGTAATTCCAGAAAAAAAGACGGATTTGCTTTTTAATGACTTACCCGTGGCTTTTTAAGTTCGTTTGGTTTTATACACCGTATGAAAAACGGATGACAGGCAAACAAAGTTTTCATAAGTGACTCGAGTGAGGTTTTGAATTTGTGACTTAAAGAAACAACTTTTCTGCTTCCACTTTGGGCTGTTATAGTTTCCGCCGAAAACAGATTCTTTAAAAACGTGTTATTGGAATCGAGTATCATCTCTTTTATATCTGCGGTTAACATATCTCTATTTTTGTCCAGAAAGCCTGAAATATAAAGTTTATGAACCTAAAGCATACACATCTATAattttttgtagtaaatatttcataataattgtatttacctTTTACTTCATACTGAACATCTCCAGCAAAGTGTCTTACACCAAACTTATGTTCGTGGGTTGACTTTGGAGTAATATAAGAAGTTTTGTtgctatgattattattaagtttagaTAGAAGCGTGAGATCAGTGCCTTTAGGAAATCTTGATTCTTCATCAATAAGTGAGAGTAAGTTCATAGGTTTCTGTCCGATTAAATCAAGATTTTCTTGATTATCAACATAGTTAATATTTGACCAAGTTATTCCTTCTTTAGCATATTGCTCTTGTTCCAACTTGAAAATATGTCTTACGAAGAATTGTTGCAAATTTTCATTGGCATAATTGATGCACAATTGTTCAAAACTGTTagattcaaaattttcaaaaccaAAAATATCAAGAATTCCAACTGAACCACTGGTAAGCTGTTGATCTCTAtgtaaagttttgtttataatttctacgatatattcaaaaatatgccCGTATATGGCTTTTACAAGAGCATCACGACCTTCCGTCGCAGCTCCAACTGAAATTGGGGACACAATTTTATCACCTTGagcaattaatgttttttgagTTAAAGCTTCACATAACCGTGCTTTGTTAACTCCGAGAAGGGCAGATATTCTATTAGCGTTTGTTGCATCTGCCACTTCAGAAGATTCAATATTGCTTACGTTAAAAGATTTAAACTTAAGATTTCCCAAGTGTAAAATCGCAGCAAGGAGGCTAAATATATCCCAAACATCGTTGTCAGAaaaattaagtactttaaaagcCGACCTTATGTCTGAGAACTCCAGAGCATCATTACGACCATCACAAGTAAGCATTTTTcctgaatttaaatattcaaagtcTGCAGGTTTTCCCAGGTCCAGTTTCTTTTTTTCATCAGCAGAAAGTCCAGTTACCAGAGAATAAAATATGTGGTAGTTTCTTTCTCCTTTACTTTGCCTTACAATTCTCGATTTTTCTAATAGGTATTGATCAATATTTCCACCTTCTATAACTCCTTTAcgactaaaataaatgtttatatattttccgaATCGAGAAGAATTATCATTTTTGACTGTTTTGGCGTTTCCGAAAGCTTCTAGAATAGGATTAGTTTCTTGGATTTGTTGTTCAATCCACGAATGTTTTCCACTCGCAGCTGCAAGATATTGCAATAGCAATTTGGTGCTTTCTGTTTTTCCCGCTCCGCTCTCTCCGCTGAAATGTATTACGTGATAAtgatagaattaaattatttattgaatagtcAGGGTGGgtgtagaaaaataatataatatttaaatttttatgtgtgTTTTATATTGTAACGAATTTATGCATACCTGATTACCACACACTGATTTGTTGACGTATCTAATAATTCTCGGTATGAATCATTTCCAATGGCAAAAATATGAGGCGGTATATCGCCAATATTTCTATCttgataaaaatgaatttgatCCATCGTATAAATTGGTAATATCTCATATGGATTTATTGCTATTAACATAGTACCTGTATAAGtctgaaaaaaaaaccaatcattatcattacatacttAGTacaaaaaagtcgcttaccgctatcaaTCCGTATAATATGCTTagttctttgaaattacgcaacgtatttcgatgcggtttttttttaatagatagtgtttcgagaggattatttatgtatacaataaGTGTCTAa
The nucleotide sequence above comes from Vanessa cardui chromosome 7, ilVanCard2.1, whole genome shotgun sequence. Encoded proteins:
- the LOC124531104 gene encoding myosin-VIIa-like → MAERIQISDYVWLQPENKSEFDIPFAVKVLNSSGGKLQVKDDNGEVFSTAATNVIKPLHSTSIRSVEDMITLGELQEYTILRNLHIRYNQQLIYTYTGTMLIAINPYEILPIYTMDQIHFYQDRNIGDIPPHIFAIGNDSYRELLDTSTNQCVVISGESGAGKTESTKLLLQYLAAASGKHSWIEQQIQETNPILEAFGNAKTVKNDNSSRFGKYINIYFSRKGVIEGGNIDQYLLEKSRIVRQSKGERNYHIFYSLVTGLSADEKKKLDLGKPADFEYLNSGKMLTCDGRNDALEFSDIRSAFKVLNFSDNDVWDIFSLLAAILHLGNLKFKSFNVSNIESSEVADATNANRISALLGVNKARLCEALTQKTLIAQGDKIVSPISVGAATEGRDALVKAIYGHIFEYIVEIINKTLHRDQQLTSGSVGILDIFGFENFESNSFEQLCINYANENLQQFFVRHIFKLEQEQYAKEGITWSNINYVDNQENLDLIGQKPMNLLSLIDEESRFPKGTDLTLLSKLNNNHSNKTSYITPKSTHEHKFGVRHFAGDVQYEVKGFLDKNRDMLTADIKEMILDSNNTFLKNLFSAETITAQSGSRKVVSLSHKFKTSLESLMKTLFACHPFFIRCIKPNELKKPRVFDRALCVRQLRYAGLMETAKIRQAGYPIRYSYSEFVHRYRLVIPGIPLPQKTDCKSSTQKICSEVLKDDDFRLGHTKVFLKDHHDTLLEELRHKVLITAVIRVQANVRRLICRKRYLRLRAAAITIQKHFRARGFRSNFLKMRRGYLRLQAVLKSRELRKTFLNLRTFFRHLQAFCRGYLVRKLVKEKGHIMKAKLAQLMKEKENNSGDIKKAEDGYEKKYNDLMSSIWIAKEAAVESNVQNNTVIDDRYVDDVFGFLKDTATPAGTVRGTGFGMTTTAKPTISSVIPLPQEPEEEPFDEYDFKKFAATYFLGNISHQYSRKPLKHSLLDLPSPIDKMASQAIWITILRFMGDLSEPKYTDDKIDNVPVMTKLYDTVGRAFKKSKEFEEMISQEHGQGKSKMLQKTLKKQTKLNEELFKNLVNDDMTNEMYSTWLNSRRSTNLEKLHFIIGHGIIRKELRDEIFAQLCKQLTNNPSKASYARGWILLSLCVGCFPPSERFITYLRSFIRVGPPGYAPYCEGRLVRTFKNGPRTQPPSWLELQATKTKKPILLTVTLMNETIKTVQSDSATTSEEVCQQIADNIELSDAFGFSLYITLYDKVLSLGSEAEHIMDAISQCEQFAREQGTPEKNAPWRLFYRKEVFTPWHDPADDPVATNLIYHQVVKGVKFGEYRCNSEKDLAIIAAQQHYIEYGPRIDPNVLRKVIVNYIPNQFIQSNDAALTKWEHLITKAFESSPSIQSSVDPLRCKEDIVIFSKIKWPMLFSRFFEAIKLKGDTINKDLIIIAVNWTGVYIVDQSEHILLEISYPEVTYVAYDDDKEFDKVGRITIRTIQQEEFVFQSVDASEMSALIIYLIDGLKRRSIYVITQSDSQGYSDAASFLQYKKGDLITLLQESTGETLMNATWGHGECNGQEGLFPTEQVYILPTLSKPSPMILEVFKKGNINTNKNVHSKYNTIQRKKMHTLEKFAEEHFRENYDTNITISRQSTITPAKRTVSGNLWSHAREPIRKPLLKKLQDDEKLSKAAVASFIAILKYMGDMPTPKARSVTEYTDEIFRPTNEPAMRDEIYCQIMKQLTNNRIQLSEERGWELLWLATGIFACGQVLIKETVEFLKTRPHPIAKDCLKRIFKIQRGGPRIYAPYVVEVEAIQHRSMQIYHKVYFPDDTDEAFEVDSSTKARELCEQITGRLNLKNSDGFSLFVKIIDKVFSVPENYYFFDFIHELVEWMKQTRPGRGAGNQLQMNYQIFFMKKLWINTIPGRDKNADQIFYFPQELPKYLRGYHKTSKQDLIELAALIYRARYGNDQSLLPQITQMLEEFIPPDMTSIQSNSQWKSAISATYLKHGPMTEDEAKEQFLKKIYQLPTFGTAFFEVKQTSDPSYPEMVVIGINKNGVSVIHPQSRDLLVTYPFSQLSNWSSGNTFFHMTMGNFVRGTKILCETSLGYKMDDLISSYIAVLRQAMKQKQRT